GAGCCAGAGCATGGTTCTCATCAAATGCCCCCTTGCCCATGAGGGTTGTGGTGACAGGGATTTGATAGCGCTCTGCCAACAGGCGAATGCTGTCGTGCGCTGACGCGGCGATTGCACCACCCCCCACATAAAGCAGAGGGCGATCCGACTCGGCGATCAGGTCGAGTGCCGCCTCGATCGACTGGGGATCAGGCGACGGTGTGGAGGCGAACCCTGCTGGCACCACGGAGCCTGGCTCCACTGGCACATAGTCGAATTCCTCCTGACCCACATCCTTGGGGATATCGATCAGAACCGGCCCTGGGCGGCCTGAAGCCGCGATATGAAACGCCTGGGCAACGACCGAAGCGAGATCAGCAGGATTACGCACCACCCAGGAGTGCTTCACAATCGGAAGGGTGATGCCGAAGATGTCGGTTTCCTGGAATGCATCGGTACCGATGGCCGTTCGCGGCACCTGTCCGGTGATCACCACCATCGGCACGGAATCCATCTGAGCGGTGGCGATTCCCGTCACCAGATTGGTGGCACCGGGCCCGGATGTTCCAAAACAGACGCCGACACGTCCCGTGGCGCGGGCGTAGGCGTCAGCAGCGTGCGTTCCGCCTTGCTCATGACGCACGAGGTAGTGACGCAGCCAGCCTTCGCTCTCGGCGACATGCAGCGCGTCATAAATCGGCAGGATGGCGCCACCCGGGTAGCCGAAGATCGTCTCCACCCCATGGCGACGCAGTGCATCCATCAGGGCCTGGGCCCCGGTCATGCGCCGGCTGCCACCACTGCCTGACGCTGCATCGGCTTTTGGAGCGGAGGTCAGCGTCACAGCGTTGTCACGGAGAACTGACCCTCCACGTTAGGTGGCCATACGCCGTCGTGAAGGCGATCAGAGCAGACCCAGGGCATGCAGAGGACCCTGACCACTGATCAGTTCCAACAGGAAAGCCGAGAAACCCAGCATGGCCAGACGGCCATTCCACACTTCGGAGCTGTTGTTCCACCCCCATTCCCACTTCTCCTGGGGATAGAGCTTCACCTTGGTAGGCAGTTCAGCCGCAGCATCAAGGCTTACCTCTGGTCCCTGGAGGCTGGTTTCCACAAGATCGGCGAGGCCTTCGATGAAAGCGGGATAGGTGTCGAGGGCGCGCACCCGCCGAAAATTGACGACACCAGCCTCGGTGGCCAGCTCGCGGTACTCGATGTCGATTTCCTCGAGAGTTTCGATGTGCTCACTCACGAAACTGATCGGCACCACCACCAGATCGTTGGTTTTGGCTTTGCCGAGTTCTTCGAGTGCTTCCTCGGTATAGGGCTTAAGCCACTCCACCGGACCCACGCGGCTCTGGTAAGCCAGCGTATGGGGATTGCCATGCCCCATCAGCTCTTCGAGCTTCTTCATGATCAGGCCAGTGCAGGCCTCGATCTCCTGCTGATAAGGGTCACCAGCCTCCTCCACATAGCTTTTCGGAACCCCGTGAGCACTGAAGAACACATGGGCCTGGTTGGGGTCGTCGCTGTTGCGAACCTCCTCAGCAATCAACTCGGCCATGGCCTGGACATACCCGGGATGGTCGAACCAACTGCGAATGCAGCGGATCGGCAGCTTTTCAAAACTGCTGTCGCCTTGGCGCAAGCGCTGCAGCTCTCGGAAACTGGATCCACTGGTGCTGATAGAAAAGTGGGGGTAGAGAGGCAACACCACCACCTCATCCATCCCATCCGCCTTGATGTCGGAAACAGCAGATTCTGTGAAGGGATGCCAGTAGCGCATGGCCACATAACTCGTGGCCTCGATTCCCCGTTGGCGAAGCAGGCTCTGCAGTTCGCGGGCCTGCTGCTCGGTGATTCGTCGCAACGGTGAACCACCGCCGATGGAGCGATAGGCCTCCTGGGATTTACCGCTTCGCAGCGTGCTGATCAACCAGGCCAGCGGCTTCTGCAGCGCTGGGATCGGCAGTCGGATGATCTCCGGATCTGCAAACAGATTGAAGAGAAAAGGACCGACATCCTGAATGCGCTCAGGCCCACCGAGATTGAGCAGCACGACACCGACCCGAGACATGTCCGAAACCGATTTCAGGGGTTGAGAGTAACCCCCATCAAAGGCATGGTGGGCCAGGCCTGAACGAAAGGATGGAACAAAGCGACGCGTTCGAAGTAGCAAAAGGAAACGCGAATGCTTCGCTGGCTGCATCGGGCGTGGGGCTGAGGATTGAACGGCGCGGGATGCGCCTGAACCTGCGCGGTTCACTACCAGGTCGTCGTGCGCCTGAGCGACGATCCGTGCAACGCCTGAGCCTGGGCGTTGCAGCCGATGCACAAGGGCTGCTGGAAGCCGAACAAATCGCCCGGGTGATCGACGGGCAGTTGAAGCGCGACCAGTTCCGTTGGGAGCAATGGAATGCCGCAACACACAGCGCGACGCCGACAACGGCCCTGTCGGACCGTCGAGGGGAGGTTCCGATGAACGATCAGATCGAAGCGTTCCGTGCGGCATTTTTCGCCGATCCACGCCGACGACGCTCCCCCTCCGGCAGTCGCACGACCTGGGCGGGGGCTTACAACCCCTATTTGCGCAGGCTCAGAAGCCTGGCCAGCCAGGACGCAGAAGGGATCAGCAGCGATTTGCTGATGAAAGCGCTGCACAGCTATCCCGATGGCAGTCGCAGTCGTCAGCAATGCAGCACAGCCCTTGCAAGCCTGGCCAAACATCTCAACATCGACCTGCCAGATGACTGGCGAGCGGAAGCCGCGGGCTATGGCTTGCATCGCGCCCGGTTTCGTCAGCTTCCGAGCGACAGCCTGATCCTGGAATCGCTGCTGAGAATTCCGAACCCGCGTTGGCGGCTGGCCTATGGACTAATGGCGACCTATGGCCTCCGCAACCACGAGGTGTTTTTCTGCGACCTCAGCGCCCTCGGCAGCGGTGGCGACCGAGTGATCCGCGTGCTCCCGACAACCAAAACCGGTGAACATCAGGTGTGGCCCTTTCATCCCGAGTGGGTGGAGCGCTTCGATCTCACAAGGCTGGGCAACGCCTCGGATGCTTTGCCATGCATCAGCACGGATCTGCGCCGAACCACGCTTCAACAGGTGGGACGCCGTGTGAGCGAGCAGTTTCGGCGCTATGAGCTGCCGCTCACTCCCTACGACCTCCGCCATGCCTGGGCCGTCCGCACGATCCACATCGGGCTGCCCGACACGGTGTCCGCTCGGATGATGGGGCACTCGGTGGCAATCCACACCCGCACGTACCACCACTGGATTACCCGCCGGGATCAGCAGCAAGCCGTGGATGCAGCGCTGGCTCGTCATCAGGCCTGAGGGCAAGCCGACGGGCCAAGCGAGCCCCAGCCGTGGCCGCCAGGATGGGAGTGGTTGTTGAACGCAGCAACCCGCTCTGTCACTGGTGCTGATGACATCCTTCCTGAGACCGCTGGCCTACCAATACCGCTGGATCTACGACACCGTTACGGCCGTGTCATCCCTCAGCGTCGGAGGCGTAGAGCGCCTGCGGGCTCTGGGGCTCGACGCGCTGCAGCCCAAACTGACCCCCAAGGCCGACGTTCTCGATCTCTGCTGCGGGAGCGGTGAAGCAGCGGCACCGTGGCTGAAAGCAGGTTTCCAGGTGACCGGACTGGACATCTCACCCTTGGCGCTGTCATTGGCCGCGCAACGGCATCCAGGTCTCAAGCGGGTGGAGGGTCTTGCTGAAGAACCTCCGCTGCAGGAGGCCAGCTTTGATGCCATCCAGATGAGTGTGGCCTTGCACGAATTTCCCCGGACGGAACGGGCTCAGGTGCTGAAGCAATGTCTGAAATTGCTGCGCCCGGGTGGCTGGCTGGTGCTGGTGGATCTGCATCCCGCCGGCCCCTTGCTTCGCCTGCCACAGCAACTGTTCTGCGCGCTGTTTGAAACGGACACGGCCATTGCCATGCTCGAAGATGACCTGCCGAGTCAGCTGAAGACGCTCGGTTTCACTGACATCAACCAGGAACTGCTGGCGGGAAACGCCCTGCAGCGCATCACCGCAACCCGTCCCACCACAGCCTTCACGCCATGACCAACAACAACCTTGATCAGGCCGCCGCAGAACTGGGCATGGGGGGCAAGCTCGCTCCAGAGACCGATGACAGCGGCTACCGCAAACGCATGGAGCGTCGCCAAGAAGTGCAGCGTCAGCGAGTGGAGGAACGCAACAAGGAAAAGGGATTGATTCTCGTGTTCACCGGCCAGGGAAAAGGCAAAACAACCGCAGGGCTTGGTTTGATACTGCGCACCCTGGGTCATGGCGAACGGGTGGCAATCGTCCAGTTCATCAAGGGAGGCTGGGAGCCGGGTGAAGCGCGGGCACTGCAAGCCTTCGGCGACCAAGTGTCTTGGCATGCCCTGGGGGAGGGATTCACCTGGGAGACCCAGGACCGACAGCGTGATCAACAGCTGGTCGGCGAGGCCTGGCAAACCGCTCTGGGCTATCTGCGCGACGGCAACGTGAAACTGGTGCTTCTCGATGAACTGAACGTGGCACTCAAGCTGGGTTACATCGAGGCCGACACCGTGATCGCTGGCTTGCGAGAGCGTCCTGAGCTGTGCCATGTAGCAGTGACCGGTCGTGGTGCACCCAAGGACCTGATCGAAGCAGCAGATCTGGTCACCGAAATGACGCTTGTGCACCACCCCTTCCGTGAACAGGGTGTGAAAGCTCAAGCAGGCATCGAGTTCTAGTGGGCTGACCTGCGATCAGGACTGCTCTAGGTCATGACGAAGCAGCCCTGAAGCAGCGGTCAGCACCGAAAGCCCACTCACCAACAACGCACGATGCACCACTGGATCCCGCCAGCAGGAAGGATCCTGACTGGCCTTGTCCAGAGCTGAAAGGGTGAGGCGAGCCATCACGGAACTGCGTCCACCGATTTCCTCAGACATCGCATTCACGTCGTTGCCCCATGCAAGCGGCAAAGACGGCTCCGCGCCAGTGCTGTGACCGTCTGATCCCTGTTGCTACTGTCAGCAGGATCAGGTGACTGAATGGGCTACGCGCGCGCACTCCTGAAACTCAGCGGTGAAGCGCTGATGGGGGACCAGGGCTACGGGATTGACCCAGCCATCGTTCAGTCCATTGCCTCTGATGTCGCCAAAGTGATCGAAGGCGGCACGCAGCTGGCCATCGTGGTCGGCGGGGGCAACATCTTCCGCGGCCTCAAGGGATCGGCAGCCGGAATGGATCGGGCCACTGCCGACTACGTGGGAATGCTGGCCACTGTGATGAATGCCATCACGCTGCAGGATGGCTTGGAGCAGGCAGGCGTCCCGACCCGCGTTCAGACAGCCATCGGCATGCAGGAGGTGGCGGAGCCTTACATCCGCAGGAAAGCCATCCGCCATCTGGAGAAAGGCAGGGTTGTGGTGTTCGGGGCCGGCTGCGGCAATCCTTTCTTCACCACCGACACCACAGCGGCCCTGCGCGCTGCCGAGATCAGTGCCGATGTCGTGTTCAAAGCCACGAAAGTGGATGGGGTTTACGACAAGGACCCTGAAAAACATGCCGATGCGGTGCGCTACGACCAGCTGACGTTCCAGCAGGTGCTGAGTGGAGAACTGGCGGTGATGGACAGCACGGCTATCGCCCTCTGCAAGGACAACAACATCCCAATCGTGGTCTTCAATCTGTTTGAAGCCGGCAACATCGGCCGAGCCGTCGCGGGCGAACCCATCGGTTCTCGCATCAGCAACTAATCAACGTCATGTCAAATCCCGAGCTCGAATCCAGCATGCGCAAGTCGGTGGAAGCCACCCAGCGCAACTTCAACACGATCCGCACCGGACGAGCCAACGCCTCCCTGTTGGATCGCATCAGCGTTGAGTACTACGGAGCCGATACCCCCCTGAAATCACTGGCGACGCTGTCAACGCCGGACTCCCAGACCATCCAGATCCAGCCCTTCGACATCAGCGCCTTGGCCTCGATCGAAAAGGCCATTGCCATGAGTGAACTGGGTTTCACACCCAACAACGACGGCAAGGTGATCCGGATCAATGTGCCGCCGCTCACGGAGGAACGTCGTAAGGAGTTCTGCAAGCTGGCCTCCAAATACGCCGAAGAAGGCAAGGTGGCGCTTCGCAATCTCCGTCGCGATGCGATCGACAAGATCAAAAAGCAGGAAAAAGACGGCGATTTCAGTGAGGATCAGAGCCGCGACGAGCAGGACGCCGTGCAGAAAGTGCTCGACACGTTCATCGCTGAGCTGGAGAAGCACCTCGCCGACAAGGAAGCTGACATCCTCAAGGTTTGAACGGTTCTGATCAACGGATCCGCGATGTCATCATCGTCGGATCCGGTGCCGCCGGCGGAGCAGCAGCAGCCCACCTCGCCGCCGCCGGCCACGACATCCTTCTGCTTGAGAAGGATCACACCACGCGGATCAAACCCTGTGGCGGCGGGATGGCCGCCTCCGTGCAGCAGTGGTTTCCATTCTCTCTGGAACCTGCGGTCGAGCAGGTGATCCGAAGAGTTGATTTCAGCTGGTGCCTTGGCGACCCGGTCGTGGCAGAACTGCCGGGGGATGCACCCTTCTGGATTGTCCGGCGGGAAAAGCTGGATCAGCTACTGGCCGAACAGGCCTGCCAGGCCGGAGCTGAACGCATCGATGGTGTGACTGTTGATGATGTCGCCCGCAACCGAGAGCTCTGGGAGGTCAAAGCCAGCGACGGTCGGCGCTGGTGCTCCAAAGCCGTGGTGATCGCTGACGGTTCTTCCTCACCCTGGCCGCAACGTCTCGGGCTGGGAGCCAAACAGGTGCAGACCGCCACCACCATGTCAGTACGACTCGAAGGGCAAGGCTATCTCGCTGATGGCACCACCCGCTTCGAATTCGGCCTGGTGAAACAAGGGTTCGCCTGGGCCTTTCCCGTCGCTGGTGGCGTAAACATCGGGGTGGGCAGCTTCATCGGGCGCCAGGATGCCGACCCAGAGAAAGTGCTGGCAAAGCTCTTGCCCGACCTCGGTTTTGCCCCTGATGCTGGAATTCGCCAGCGCGGCCAGTTGCGGGTGTGGAACGGCCACCACCGCATTGATGGCGATGGAATCGTCGTGGTCGGCGATGCGGCATCCCTTTGTGACCCCTTTCTTGCCGAAGGTTTGCGACCCGCCTTGATGAGCGGTTGCGAAGCGGCCCGACACCTCGACCAGTGGCTCCGCGGCAACCAGGCAGATCTTCGTGGTTACAGCCGAGCCATGCGACATCGGTGGGGCGAGTCGATGGCCTGGGGCCGACGGATTGCCCAGGTGTTCTACCGCTTTCCAGGGGTGGGCTATCAACTGGGCATCAAACGTCCCACAGCTCCCCAGAGAATCGCCCAGATCCTGTCCGGTGAGATGGGGTACGGCGATATTGCCCAGCGTGTGATCAAACGTCTGCTGCTGAAGCGCAGTTAAAGCTCAAGCGCGAGTTGCTGCGCGTTCGGATCGTCGACCTGACGTCGCGAACGGCGCCTGGATGTCGAGGGCAGACCTGCGCGCCTCGACCCATGACGTCGCTGAATGGCATCCGCATGACGATCGAAGCCAGCAGAACGTCGAATGGCGAAGATGCGGTCTTTGGCCTCCCTGGCTGACTGAGCGCAATCCACGATCGGAGGTGGCATGGAACCACCGAGTCCCCAAGGCTCATGCAGATGCACAGCGGGAACATCGGCCAATTCCGGACACCAGCGGCGGATGAATACACCGTCCGGGTCGTGGTCGAGCCCCTGCTTGATCGGGTTGTAGATCCTGATGGTGTTGATGGAGGTGCTGCCCGACTGCATCTGGCACTGGCTCCAGTGAATTCCCGGTTCGTAATCGACGAACTGACGGGCGAGGTGCAATCCGCTTTCGCGCCAAGGGAGCCAGAGGTTGTAGCTGGCGAACGACATCAGCATGGCCCGCATGCGGAAGTTGATCCAGCCGTGGGCTCGCAACGCACGCATGCAGGCATCCACAAAAGGCACCCCAGTGCGCCCCTCCGCCCAGGCCGCCAACCGCTCAGGATCTGAAGGGCGGATGCCGCGCATGAACGGGTGAAAATCCTGCCATTCGATCGTTGGTTGATCTTCCAGCTTCTGGATGAAATGACAATGCCAGTGCAGGCGAGATCCAAAGCTGCTCGCGCCGCGGCCAGACACCTCCCGACTGCACTGCAACACCTCCCGCATCGACAGGCACCCCCAAGTGAGATAGGCCGACAGGCGGGAACATCCTGTGAATGCCCGGTTCGGGCTTGAGATGGAGCTGCAGTAGCGCTGCACCCGATGCTGGATGAAATCCTCCAGTTCCCTCAGCCCCTGTTGCCGACCACCGGCTTGTCGATGGGGGCAAGGGTCCGCTGGGAGTGCGAGGGCCGTTGCATCCGGCAGGTCTCCAGGGGACACCGCAGAAAGAGGTGTCAGAGAGATGGGCGATGGCGTCAGTGACTCCCCCATCCGGGCCTCCCAACGCTGGGCCCATCCCCTGCGAGAGCGCATGCGTCGGGTCACACCGAACTGAGGGATTTCATGCCAGGGGATTCCCTGCTCCTTGGCCCAGGCAGCCACACGCCGATCACGGGCATAGGTCCAATCGTTGCCAGTCTCCTCATGGCTCCAAACGGCCTCAACACCCAACTGAAGACGGGCGCGTTCCAGCACCTCCACCGCGCCACCACAGCGCACCACCAGCGGCTGCCCCAGGGCGGCCAACCCCTCACGCAGATCAATGAGCGCTTCTCTGCAGAAGGCCCACTGCCGACCTGAAGCATCGGGTTGCCGCCAATACTCCGGCTCCACGATGTAGAGAGGAAGCA
This region of Synechococcus sp. NOUM97013 genomic DNA includes:
- the hemH gene encoding ferrochelatase, producing the protein MSRVGVVLLNLGGPERIQDVGPFLFNLFADPEIIRLPIPALQKPLAWLISTLRSGKSQEAYRSIGGGSPLRRITEQQARELQSLLRQRGIEATSYVAMRYWHPFTESAVSDIKADGMDEVVVLPLYPHFSISTSGSSFRELQRLRQGDSSFEKLPIRCIRSWFDHPGYVQAMAELIAEEVRNSDDPNQAHVFFSAHGVPKSYVEEAGDPYQQEIEACTGLIMKKLEELMGHGNPHTLAYQSRVGPVEWLKPYTEEALEELGKAKTNDLVVVPISFVSEHIETLEEIDIEYRELATEAGVVNFRRVRALDTYPAFIEGLADLVETSLQGPEVSLDAAAELPTKVKLYPQEKWEWGWNNSSEVWNGRLAMLGFSAFLLELISGQGPLHALGLL
- a CDS encoding site-specific integrase; the encoded protein is MEQSDAFEVAKGNANASLAASGVGLRIERRGMRLNLRGSLPGRRAPERRSVQRLSLGVAADAQGLLEAEQIARVIDGQLKRDQFRWEQWNAATHSATPTTALSDRRGEVPMNDQIEAFRAAFFADPRRRRSPSGSRTTWAGAYNPYLRRLRSLASQDAEGISSDLLMKALHSYPDGSRSRQQCSTALASLAKHLNIDLPDDWRAEAAGYGLHRARFRQLPSDSLILESLLRIPNPRWRLAYGLMATYGLRNHEVFFCDLSALGSGGDRVIRVLPTTKTGEHQVWPFHPEWVERFDLTRLGNASDALPCISTDLRRTTLQQVGRRVSEQFRRYELPLTPYDLRHAWAVRTIHIGLPDTVSARMMGHSVAIHTRTYHHWITRRDQQQAVDAALARHQA
- a CDS encoding class I SAM-dependent methyltransferase; translated protein: MTSFLRPLAYQYRWIYDTVTAVSSLSVGGVERLRALGLDALQPKLTPKADVLDLCCGSGEAAAPWLKAGFQVTGLDISPLALSLAAQRHPGLKRVEGLAEEPPLQEASFDAIQMSVALHEFPRTERAQVLKQCLKLLRPGGWLVLVDLHPAGPLLRLPQQLFCALFETDTAIAMLEDDLPSQLKTLGFTDINQELLAGNALQRITATRPTTAFTP
- the cobO gene encoding cob(I)yrinic acid a,c-diamide adenosyltransferase gives rise to the protein MTNNNLDQAAAELGMGGKLAPETDDSGYRKRMERRQEVQRQRVEERNKEKGLILVFTGQGKGKTTAGLGLILRTLGHGERVAIVQFIKGGWEPGEARALQAFGDQVSWHALGEGFTWETQDRQRDQQLVGEAWQTALGYLRDGNVKLVLLDELNVALKLGYIEADTVIAGLRERPELCHVAVTGRGAPKDLIEAADLVTEMTLVHHPFREQGVKAQAGIEF
- the pyrH gene encoding UMP kinase — its product is MGYARALLKLSGEALMGDQGYGIDPAIVQSIASDVAKVIEGGTQLAIVVGGGNIFRGLKGSAAGMDRATADYVGMLATVMNAITLQDGLEQAGVPTRVQTAIGMQEVAEPYIRRKAIRHLEKGRVVVFGAGCGNPFFTTDTTAALRAAEISADVVFKATKVDGVYDKDPEKHADAVRYDQLTFQQVLSGELAVMDSTAIALCKDNNIPIVVFNLFEAGNIGRAVAGEPIGSRISN
- the frr gene encoding ribosome recycling factor — protein: MSNPELESSMRKSVEATQRNFNTIRTGRANASLLDRISVEYYGADTPLKSLATLSTPDSQTIQIQPFDISALASIEKAIAMSELGFTPNNDGKVIRINVPPLTEERRKEFCKLASKYAEEGKVALRNLRRDAIDKIKKQEKDGDFSEDQSRDEQDAVQKVLDTFIAELEKHLADKEADILKV
- a CDS encoding NAD(P)/FAD-dependent oxidoreductase; the protein is MNGSDQRIRDVIIVGSGAAGGAAAAHLAAAGHDILLLEKDHTTRIKPCGGGMAASVQQWFPFSLEPAVEQVIRRVDFSWCLGDPVVAELPGDAPFWIVRREKLDQLLAEQACQAGAERIDGVTVDDVARNRELWEVKASDGRRWCSKAVVIADGSSSPWPQRLGLGAKQVQTATTMSVRLEGQGYLADGTTRFEFGLVKQGFAWAFPVAGGVNIGVGSFIGRQDADPEKVLAKLLPDLGFAPDAGIRQRGQLRVWNGHHRIDGDGIVVVGDAASLCDPFLAEGLRPALMSGCEAARHLDQWLRGNQADLRGYSRAMRHRWGESMAWGRRIAQVFYRFPGVGYQLGIKRPTAPQRIAQILSGEMGYGDIAQRVIKRLLLKRS
- a CDS encoding deoxyribodipyrimidine photo-lyase, encoding MPLQLVWFKRDLRWVDHQPLIQALERGPVLPLYIVEPEYWRQPDASGRQWAFCREALIDLREGLAALGQPLVVRCGGAVEVLERARLQLGVEAVWSHEETGNDWTYARDRRVAAWAKEQGIPWHEIPQFGVTRRMRSRRGWAQRWEARMGESLTPSPISLTPLSAVSPGDLPDATALALPADPCPHRQAGGRQQGLRELEDFIQHRVQRYCSSISSPNRAFTGCSRLSAYLTWGCLSMREVLQCSREVSGRGASSFGSRLHWHCHFIQKLEDQPTIEWQDFHPFMRGIRPSDPERLAAWAEGRTGVPFVDACMRALRAHGWINFRMRAMLMSFASYNLWLPWRESGLHLARQFVDYEPGIHWSQCQMQSGSTSINTIRIYNPIKQGLDHDPDGVFIRRWCPELADVPAVHLHEPWGLGGSMPPPIVDCAQSAREAKDRIFAIRRSAGFDRHADAIQRRHGSRRAGLPSTSRRRSRRQVDDPNAQQLALEL